The following proteins are encoded in a genomic region of Neoarius graeffei isolate fNeoGra1 chromosome 6, fNeoGra1.pri, whole genome shotgun sequence:
- the LOC132888332 gene encoding sodium- and chloride-dependent GABA transporter 3-like — MHPCAFYSRRLTPAESNYDISNRELLAVKLALEEWRHCLFPNSCLSCCPVCLLRACSLGDRLNTKGCVGYAGQVIQMYGCMCYIIILAWALLYLVSSFKSQLPWASCDNIWNTNSCIALVNNANWTRRVNSTSAATEFWERRVLSISKGIDEVGNINWEILLCLIAMWIICYFSVWKGVKSTGKVVYFTATFPYVMLLVLLIRGLTLPGAMQGVIFYLYPDFQRLLEPQVWMEAASQIIYSYSTGVGILTVQGSFNQSSNNCYRQPILINTVN; from the exons ATGCACCCCTGTGCCTTCTACTCCCGAAGACTGACCCCAGCAGAAAGCAACTACGACATCAGCAACCGCGAGCTACTGGCTGTCAAGCTCGCCCTCGAGGAGTggcgccactg cctgttcccaaACTCCTGTCTGTCATGCTGTCCTGTCTGCCTGCTGAGAGCCTGCTCGCTGGGAGACCGCCTGAACACCAAGGGCT GTGTTGGCTATGCAGGCCAAGTGATTCAAATGTATGGCTGCATGTGTTACATCATAATCCTGGCCTGGGCATTGCTctatttggtctcatccttcaagTCTCAGCTTCCCTGGGCCAGCTGTGACAACATCTGGAACACAA acAGCTGTATTGCTCTTGTAAATAATGCCAACTGGACCAGACGGGTCAACTCCACATCAGCAGCCACTGAGTTTTGGGA GCGAAGAGTGCTTTCTATCTCCAAAGGTATTGATGAAGTAGGTAACATCAACTGGGAGATTCTCCTGTGTCTAATTGCAATGTGGATCATATGCTATTTCTCTGTATGGAAAGGAGTCAAGTCCACTGGGAAG GTGGTGTATTTCACAGCCACATTCCCCTATGTAATGTTGCTGGTGTTGCTGATTCGTGGACTGACTCTCCCTGGAGCCATGCAGGGTGTTATTTTCTACCTCTATCCTGACTTCCAGCGACTGTTGGAGCCTCAG gTATGGATGGAGGCAGCCAGTCAAATTATCTACTCTTATAGTACAGGTGTGGGAATATTGACTGTGCAAGGCAGCTTCAACCAAAGCAGCAACAACTGCTACAG acaaccaattctcattaatactgttaattga